The window CGAGGCGCCGCCACGCGAGCGCGGCACCACGTGGTCCAGCGTCAGCTCCGGCGTGGCAAAGCGTGCGCCGCAGTACTGGCATCGCCCTTCGTCTCGGGCATAGATATTGCGGCGATTGAACTTCACCGCGCGCTGGGGCAGACGGTCGTAGATCAACAGGCGGATGATCCGTGGCACCACCACCTCGAAGTTCACCGCCCGCACATAGTCGTGTTCGTCTTCGGGGAACTGTTCACGCAGTGCCGAAAGCTGGCACCAGCTCTCCAGCGTGTGGGCCTCGAAGCGGTCGTCTGCGAGGTGGATCACCTCGGCCACCTCGCGGCACAGCAACGAGAAGGCCCGCCGCGCGGATACCACGTGGATCGGGAGGTAAAGCTTGTTGAGCACCAGCACGCTGGAGTCCAGCGCGCTGATCGCCTCGGCAGACATGGCCCAGTCCTCGCAAGCACTTGTACCTAATGCTAGCACAACGGAACAGGCTTTTCAAGGTCCTGCGCAATTCGCCCACCCGCTGCCAAAGCGGCGGGGCGCACCGTCGCCCAAGCAGCGTCGGACGCGCTGCCTCGCCTACAAGGCCGTGACAAGGTACAGAGCGGGGATCACGGCCGCACAGGCCAGGGTGGTGACGACCCAGGACGAGTTGGCGAGGTCACGGTCCAAGTCGAAGAGGTTGCTCACCACTGTGGCGAAGATGGCAACGGGCATGGCGCCCTCGATCACCGCCACCCGCCACATCAAGCCGCCATAGGCGCCCCACTGCCCCAAGAGCAGCACAACCCCCGCGGCGCTGAGCGGGCCGAAGAGGAACTTGGTAGCCGCCAATCCCAGGATCTCCCGCCAGTAGTGGCGCACGCGGCTCACGCGCAACGTGAGACCTATTGCGAATGAATGCAGACTCACCACACCGAACACGGCCACCGCGTTGACCGGTCGCACCCAGGCCGGCACCCAGACGCCCAGGGCGTTCAGGCTGAGCCCAACCACGAGGCCTGAGAGCGGAGCGAGCACGACCGGGTTCTTGGCTACTCCCCGGAGCGTTGCCCCCACGGTTGCCTTCTCCGCCTGGCCATAGTGGCTTGCCAGCACAACGCCCATTGTGAAGCACACCGGGATGAAGTGCGCTGTGTAGAGCACCGACAGCCCTTGGCCCTGGACGCCGAGGAACTGATAGCAGATGAATCCGCCGAGCGACATGCCGATGTTGGACATCATCCCGCAGTTGAGGTAGGCGCCGCGCCGCGCCCCGCGGAGGCCGAGAAGCGTGGCGCCCATGGCGGCCATGGCAAGGAGGCCCAGCGAGACCAGAGCCCCCACCACGGGCACCACGGCCGCGCCCCCCACCGAGGGGATGCCGAGCAGCCAGCAGCCGACAAGCACCGTGATCGGCTCGAGGGTGAGGAGCGT of the Planctomycetota bacterium genome contains:
- a CDS encoding HNH endonuclease, whose protein sequence is MSAEAISALDSSVLVLNKLYLPIHVVSARRAFSLLCREVAEVIHLADDRFEAHTLESWCQLSALREQFPEDEHDYVRAVNFEVVVPRIIRLLIYDRLPQRAVKFNRRNIYARDEGRCQYCGARFATPELTLDHVVPRSRGGASTWENLVCCCVRCNMRKGGRVPEEAGMKLVRRPYKPKRSPLIRVTIRDRRYRSWRHFVDDAYWSVELT